A genomic region of Thermodesulfobium narugense DSM 14796 contains the following coding sequences:
- a CDS encoding carboxymuconolactone decarboxylase family protein, which translates to MDNPKEQLDTINKNLARFSKEWGKQSSAFFNLSKSIKAEGALSTKTKELIAVSLAVILKCEWCINSHVKAALDNGATKEEIMEAAWVSVLMGGGPALMYMQYVQNALDNLSK; encoded by the coding sequence GTGGATAACCCAAAAGAACAATTAGATACAATAAATAAAAATTTGGCACGTTTCTCAAAAGAATGGGGAAAGCAATCATCAGCTTTTTTTAATTTGTCCAAATCTATAAAAGCAGAAGGTGCTCTTTCAACAAAAACCAAAGAGCTTATTGCGGTAAGTCTTGCAGTTATTCTTAAATGTGAGTGGTGTATTAATTCCCATGTGAAAGCAGCGCTTGACAATGGAGCAACAAAAGAAGAGATTATGGAAGCTGCATGGGTGTCAGTTTTAATGGGTGGAGGCCCAGCACTAATGTATATGCAGTATGTTCAAAATGCCTTAGACAATTTGTCTAAATAA
- a CDS encoding DUF485 domain-containing protein: protein MNEDLKKLNSFHKKISFLFSAVVFLIYFSFIYVVAFDIDFFSNNFLFNLNSVLLCSFIVIILCLFITGIYVWWNNNFYEKRLNKLKK from the coding sequence ATGAATGAAGATTTAAAAAAACTCAATAGCTTTCATAAAAAAATATCTTTTTTATTTTCTGCAGTTGTCTTTTTGATCTATTTTAGCTTTATTTACGTGGTTGCATTTGACATAGATTTTTTCTCAAATAATTTTTTGTTTAACTTGAATAGCGTTTTATTGTGTAGTTTTATTGTTATAATTTTGTGTTTGTTTATTACAGGAATCTATGTTTGGTGGAATAATAACTTTTACGAAAAAAGGCTTAACAAGTTAAAAAAATAA
- the gpmI gene encoding 2,3-bisphosphoglycerate-independent phosphoglycerate mutase, which yields MNKILLIILDGFGFSKETYGNAVAVSHMPNYRRIMNTYPNTLLVASGEEVGLPPGQMGNSEVGHLNLGAGRIMYQELTRINKAIKDGSFFTNKELKCVMNKAREKALHLVGLVSDGGVHSHIEHLKSLITMAKQEGVKNVYVHAITDGRDTQPGTAINFLKEVEAHTKQEGTGVIVSVSGRYYAMDRDKRWERTQKAYDVFTGRDKTNFKTYEEAIIYLSGKGETDEFFTPFSVGLNSHETRIKDGDSIIFFNFRADRMRQITRALLDPEFKEFNVIKLKLFPLTFTEYDKEFPLPVAFKNEIPKNVLAEVISNKGLFQLHTAETEKYAHVTFFFNGGREEPFDKEERILIHSPKVATYDLKPEMSAFELTESLLKSLFDKNYDFTVVNFANPDMVGHTGNFEAVKKALNAVDICLGKIFDLFENKFPIVITADHGNCEEMLDKNTGEPMTSHTTNPVPFVIVGNKKPLRENGILADVAPTVLELMGIIQPEEMTGRSLII from the coding sequence GTGAATAAGATATTGCTTATAATATTGGATGGTTTTGGTTTTAGCAAGGAAACTTACGGCAATGCAGTTGCAGTTTCTCACATGCCAAACTACAGAAGAATTATGAACACATATCCAAATACCCTCCTTGTAGCATCAGGTGAAGAAGTTGGCCTTCCACCAGGTCAAATGGGAAATTCAGAAGTAGGTCATTTAAACCTCGGGGCAGGTAGGATTATGTATCAGGAACTCACAAGAATTAATAAAGCCATTAAAGATGGAAGCTTTTTCACAAATAAAGAATTAAAATGTGTTATGAACAAAGCAAGAGAAAAAGCCCTTCATCTTGTTGGTCTCGTTTCTGACGGTGGAGTTCATAGCCATATTGAACACCTAAAATCTCTTATCACAATGGCAAAACAGGAAGGAGTAAAGAACGTCTACGTTCATGCAATTACTGATGGCAGAGATACTCAACCAGGAACTGCTATAAATTTCTTAAAGGAAGTAGAAGCTCATACAAAACAAGAGGGAACTGGAGTAATCGTATCTGTTTCAGGAAGATATTATGCCATGGACAGAGACAAAAGATGGGAAAGAACCCAAAAAGCATATGATGTGTTTACGGGCAGGGATAAGACAAATTTTAAAACTTACGAAGAAGCAATTATCTATTTGTCAGGAAAAGGCGAAACAGACGAATTTTTTACACCATTTTCAGTAGGTCTCAACTCGCATGAAACAAGAATAAAAGATGGCGATTCAATTATATTTTTCAATTTTAGAGCAGACAGAATGAGACAAATTACCAGAGCGCTCTTAGATCCTGAATTCAAAGAGTTTAACGTGATAAAACTTAAACTATTTCCATTAACTTTTACAGAATACGATAAAGAGTTCCCACTGCCAGTAGCCTTTAAAAATGAAATACCAAAAAACGTCCTAGCAGAAGTTATATCAAATAAAGGCTTGTTTCAGCTTCATACAGCAGAAACAGAAAAATATGCACACGTGACCTTTTTCTTCAATGGCGGCAGAGAAGAACCATTTGATAAAGAAGAGAGAATCTTAATTCATTCTCCAAAGGTAGCAACTTATGATCTAAAACCCGAAATGAGCGCTTTTGAACTTACGGAAAGTCTTTTAAAATCCCTGTTTGATAAAAATTATGACTTTACGGTAGTAAACTTTGCAAATCCCGATATGGTTGGACATACTGGCAATTTTGAAGCTGTAAAAAAAGCTCTTAATGCTGTGGACATCTGTTTGGGCAAAATATTTGACTTATTTGAAAACAAATTTCCTATTGTGATAACTGCAGATCATGGGAATTGCGAGGAGATGCTTGATAAAAATACAGGGGAGCCAATGACATCTCATACCACCAATCCCGTTCCATTTGTCATTGTAGGAAACAAAAAACCTCTAAGAGAAAATGGAATTTTAGCAGATGTAGCGCCAACAGTTCTTGAACTTATGGGAATAATTCAGCCAGAAGAGATGACAGGAAGATCTCTTATAATTTAA
- a CDS encoding acetate uptake transporter, translating into MSNSELKMANPGAVGLAGFALTTFVLNVANAGLVPAALFAALPLGLFYGGLAQFIAGVLEFRTGNTFGMVAFTGYGSFWMALAALIYSPAWGWMPKDALGAALGVTLIAWTIFTVVMTYLSFMSKNRTVQIIFVLLSLLFILLVIAHYTESTAIKIFAGYEGIATAISAWYGMFEIIKAQFSTK; encoded by the coding sequence ATGTCTAATTCAGAATTGAAAATGGCAAACCCAGGTGCTGTAGGTTTGGCAGGTTTTGCTTTGACTACTTTTGTATTAAACGTTGCAAATGCAGGACTTGTGCCTGCTGCACTTTTTGCTGCCTTGCCACTAGGTTTGTTTTACGGAGGGCTTGCACAGTTTATTGCTGGAGTTTTAGAATTTAGAACTGGTAATACATTTGGGATGGTAGCTTTTACTGGATATGGTTCTTTTTGGATGGCTTTAGCTGCTCTTATTTATTCTCCTGCCTGGGGTTGGATGCCAAAAGATGCTTTAGGCGCTGCTTTAGGAGTAACTTTGATTGCTTGGACAATCTTTACAGTTGTTATGACTTATCTTTCTTTCATGAGCAAAAATAGAACTGTGCAGATAATTTTTGTTCTTCTTTCATTATTGTTTATATTACTTGTTATTGCACATTACACTGAAAGTACAGCTATAAAGATATTTGCGGGGTATGAAGGAATTGCTACTGCAATTTCAGCTTGGTATGGCATGTTTGAGATAATTAAAGCTCAATTTAGCACTAAATAA
- a CDS encoding alpha-hydroxy-acid oxidizing protein, producing MDLKTIKEEARKKFNNFCRVCVVCDGRACAGEVPGMGGTGTGESFKQNVRALSDIRLNLRVVHDVLEPDTSINLFGINLLTPIMGAPITNASLNCGGGLTEFELVSSLVKGCHDAGSLGWIGDPAIPSMFTDGLEAIKLATRGVAIIKPRVDQGEIIRRFEDAIQAGAIAVGIDIDGAGLVTMKLKGQAVGPKNISKIRELVNSVSVPFVVKGIMTPDEAVACFDAGANAIVVSNHGGRVLDFTPGVAEVLPKIIKAVGKDAIVLADGGVRSGVDALKLIALGAKGVLVGRPLITGAFGAMSEGVKFIIEKYTQELYAAMILTGCKSIKDIDSRIIFEK from the coding sequence GTGGATCTTAAGACAATTAAAGAAGAGGCTAGAAAGAAGTTTAACAATTTTTGTAGGGTTTGTGTTGTTTGTGATGGAAGAGCATGTGCAGGAGAAGTTCCTGGAATGGGGGGAACTGGAACAGGAGAATCTTTTAAACAAAATGTTAGAGCTTTGTCTGATATAAGGTTGAACCTCAGAGTAGTGCACGATGTTTTAGAACCTGATACTTCAATTAATCTTTTTGGGATAAACCTTTTGACTCCAATAATGGGGGCACCCATAACAAACGCATCGCTTAATTGTGGCGGTGGTCTTACTGAATTTGAATTGGTCTCTTCTCTTGTTAAAGGATGTCACGATGCAGGAAGTCTGGGGTGGATAGGGGATCCTGCAATTCCTAGCATGTTTACGGATGGTCTAGAGGCAATAAAGTTGGCTACAAGGGGTGTTGCAATTATTAAGCCAAGAGTGGATCAGGGGGAGATAATAAGAAGATTCGAAGATGCTATTCAAGCGGGCGCAATAGCTGTAGGTATCGACATAGATGGTGCTGGTCTTGTAACTATGAAACTTAAAGGGCAAGCTGTGGGGCCAAAAAACATAAGTAAGATTAGAGAACTGGTTAATTCTGTAAGTGTACCGTTTGTTGTAAAGGGGATTATGACCCCAGATGAAGCAGTTGCTTGTTTTGATGCTGGTGCAAATGCAATTGTTGTTTCTAATCATGGAGGCAGGGTTCTAGATTTTACTCCTGGTGTAGCTGAAGTGCTTCCTAAAATAATAAAGGCAGTAGGTAAAGATGCTATAGTTCTTGCAGACGGTGGGGTAAGATCTGGAGTTGATGCGTTGAAACTAATAGCGCTTGGTGCAAAGGGAGTGCTTGTGGGAAGACCCCTAATAACTGGAGCGTTTGGCGCTATGTCTGAAGGAGTAAAGTTTATAATTGAAAAATATACTCAGGAATTGTATGCTGCGATGATCCTAACAGGGTGTAAAAGCATAAAGGATATTGATTCAAGAATAATTTTTGAAAAGTAG
- a CDS encoding sodium:solute symporter family transporter, which translates to MQNKFNAFQNALALFGDYVGAASFLGIAGLTATKGFDGLFYAVGWIVGWPIMLFLVAEPMSRRGVSTYIDLIALRFNGRDVKVALSLTGLLCIIIFLVAELIGAAWLLSLVTGMGYNLSLFMVTFIAVCFVLMGGMFGTTWFQIYKTVILFSLTLIILFLTLFKMNTSNFFLTSGLLNSLFLPQTIFRYPFDYFSLSFALLFGTAGLPNILIRFFTVQDRRSARISVFLATLLISIFYLIVFFLGVESRSILDKKDLNDGANMVLLHLTYYIGHDLLFYITTMITFVTIFAVLSGLFVAGATTLKEDVFNSKKSYVWVFCVIAIGIIAFLLAMVFIGQNVAFMVGLSYSLAASANFPVLFCSIYLDNISKNALILGSLVGATLAIILTILGPTVWVDIFHYKAPIYPFIDSTLISMPISFITIIFFSRFYK; encoded by the coding sequence ATGCAAAATAAGTTTAATGCTTTTCAAAATGCTTTAGCTCTTTTTGGTGACTATGTTGGGGCTGCTTCTTTTCTTGGGATAGCTGGCTTGACTGCTACTAAGGGGTTTGATGGTCTTTTTTATGCTGTTGGCTGGATAGTAGGTTGGCCCATAATGCTTTTTTTGGTAGCTGAACCTATGTCGAGAAGAGGGGTATCAACTTATATAGACCTGATTGCTCTCAGATTTAATGGTAGAGACGTTAAAGTTGCGCTTAGCTTAACAGGACTGTTGTGCATAATTATTTTCTTGGTTGCAGAATTAATTGGTGCTGCATGGCTGCTTTCTTTGGTTACTGGAATGGGTTATAATTTATCTCTTTTTATGGTCACATTTATTGCTGTTTGTTTTGTTTTAATGGGCGGGATGTTTGGAACTACATGGTTCCAAATTTATAAAACTGTAATATTATTTTCTCTTACTTTGATAATTCTTTTTCTAACCCTTTTCAAAATGAACACAAGTAACTTTTTTTTGACAAGTGGATTATTAAATAGTTTATTTTTGCCTCAAACTATTTTTCGTTATCCATTCGACTATTTTTCTCTCTCTTTTGCTCTTCTTTTTGGTACAGCTGGGCTTCCTAACATTTTGATAAGATTTTTTACTGTACAAGACAGAAGATCCGCAAGAATATCAGTTTTTCTTGCGACTTTATTAATTAGTATATTCTATCTAATAGTTTTTTTCCTTGGTGTTGAATCTAGATCTATTCTTGATAAGAAGGATTTAAATGACGGAGCTAATATGGTTTTGCTACATCTTACTTACTATATTGGACACGATTTACTGTTTTATATTACTACCATGATAACCTTCGTTACAATATTTGCTGTGTTAAGTGGGCTTTTTGTGGCGGGGGCTACAACTTTAAAAGAAGATGTATTTAATAGCAAAAAATCATATGTATGGGTTTTTTGTGTTATTGCGATTGGAATTATTGCTTTTTTATTAGCTATGGTCTTTATTGGACAAAATGTTGCATTTATGGTTGGACTTTCTTATTCTCTTGCTGCAAGTGCTAATTTCCCTGTACTTTTTTGTTCAATATATTTAGACAATATTTCTAAAAACGCACTAATATTAGGAAGTTTGGTGGGGGCGACTTTGGCCATAATTCTTACAATACTTGGACCGACCGTTTGGGTAGACATCTTTCATTATAAAGCACCAATTTATCCTTTTATTGACTCAACTTTAATTTCAATGCCTATATCTTTTATAACTATCATATTTTTTTCAAGATTTTACAAATAG
- a CDS encoding lysylphosphatidylglycerol synthase transmembrane domain-containing protein, translated as MNSRLVKNLLSVLISLFLVYLLAINIDIKRVLEVVFNFNKEFIIAFFVLFFIVLNLRAYIWKNLLANISKDLSFRHLIAGEGVGFAINSFLPLRLGDLIRGIYLSKTSNLPFPSVLVSIATEQLLDFFTILTLGLFCLCIGVKISINILFLPIVMTIIFLILFFLSIFIRKKFKHFKIRFPNFWLLVHPFLDLTKSSIFKRVYLANILCLLLISLGILLLYFNLVGKILLIESLISTFFVNIGLLSFGIWMASKKYGIDFDDATGIFFIYQITIIFVSLLTFILITFYDLILTLKTKKIFVILKNLKS; from the coding sequence ATGAACTCAAGGCTTGTCAAAAATCTTTTAAGCGTTTTAATATCGTTATTCTTAGTTTATTTACTAGCTATAAATATTGATATAAAAAGAGTTTTAGAAGTTGTTTTTAACTTTAATAAAGAATTTATAATAGCTTTTTTTGTGTTGTTTTTTATTGTGCTAAATCTTAGGGCTTATATCTGGAAAAATTTATTAGCCAACATATCAAAAGATCTAAGTTTTAGACACTTAATTGCAGGTGAAGGAGTAGGATTTGCCATCAATTCATTTTTACCATTGAGATTAGGAGATTTGATTAGAGGCATATACCTATCAAAAACATCCAATTTACCATTTCCATCGGTTTTGGTTAGCATAGCTACCGAACAGCTTTTAGACTTTTTTACAATATTAACACTTGGTCTTTTTTGTCTGTGTATAGGAGTCAAAATTTCTATAAATATTCTTTTTTTGCCGATAGTTATGACTATTATCTTTTTAATATTATTCTTCCTATCGATATTTATAAGGAAAAAATTCAAACACTTCAAAATTAGATTCCCTAATTTTTGGCTTTTGGTTCATCCTTTTTTAGATCTAACAAAAAGCAGTATTTTCAAAAGAGTCTATCTGGCAAATATTCTGTGTTTGTTATTAATTTCATTGGGAATACTCTTACTTTACTTCAATTTAGTAGGTAAAATCCTACTTATCGAATCTTTGATATCAACCTTCTTTGTAAACATAGGACTTTTGAGTTTTGGAATATGGATGGCGTCAAAAAAGTATGGAATAGATTTCGATGATGCGACAGGGATCTTTTTTATTTATCAAATAACAATAATTTTTGTAAGTTTGCTAACGTTTATTCTTATAACATTCTATGATCTCATACTAACGTTAAAAACAAAGAAAATCTTTGTTATTTTAAAAAATTTAAAAAGTTAA